A section of the Flavobacterium ardleyense genome encodes:
- the scpA gene encoding methylmalonyl-CoA mutase — translation MKRKNLENLQLKETNSVQEKSNKLFMTAEDIELKSHYTKEDTDHLTHLDYGAGFAPNLRGPYSTMYVRRPWTIRQYAGFSTAEESNAFYKRNLAAGQKGLSIAFDLPTHRGYDSDHERVVGDVGKAGVAIDSVEDMKVLFDQIPLDEMSVSMTMNGAVLPIMAFYIVAAEEQGVPLVKLSGTIQNDILKEFMVRNTYIYPPKPSMQIIADIFEYTSNKMPKFNSISISGYHMQEAGATADIELAYTLADGLEYIRTGLATGMKIDEFAPRLSFFWAIGMNHFMEIAKMRAARMLWAKIVSQFNPTDQKSLALRTHCQTSGWSLTEQDPFNNVARTTIEAAAAAFGGTQSLHTNALDEAIALPTDFSARIARNTQIFLQEETKITKTVDPWGGSYYVESLTNELAESAWKLIEEVEELGGMTKAIEAGIPKLRIEEAAARKQARIDSTQDVIVGINKYRLQKEDPLQILDVDNQMVRRQQLELLAKIKSERDSAKVQEALNDLIECAKTGKGNLLELAVIAARYRATLGEISDALETVFGRYKAQIKSFSGVYSKEIKDDKSFEEAKQLANKFAEMEGRRPRIMVAKMGQDGHDRGAKVVSTGYADVGFDVDIGPLFQTPAEAAKQAVENDVHILGVSSLAAGHKTLVPQVIEELKKYGREDIMVIVGGVIPSQDYQYLFDAGAAAVFGPGTKISEAAILLLKILMDEEV, via the coding sequence ATGAAAAGAAAAAATCTTGAAAATCTTCAATTAAAAGAAACGAACTCGGTACAAGAGAAGTCGAATAAACTTTTTATGACTGCCGAGGACATCGAATTGAAGTCTCATTATACAAAGGAGGATACAGACCATTTGACTCACTTAGATTATGGAGCTGGCTTTGCGCCAAATTTGCGCGGACCCTATTCTACAATGTACGTGCGTCGTCCGTGGACAATTCGTCAATATGCAGGTTTTAGTACTGCCGAGGAAAGTAATGCTTTTTACAAACGAAATCTTGCTGCGGGACAAAAAGGTCTTTCGATAGCATTTGATCTACCTACGCATCGCGGTTACGATAGTGATCACGAGCGTGTGGTTGGAGATGTCGGAAAAGCTGGAGTTGCCATTGATTCTGTCGAAGATATGAAAGTATTATTCGATCAGATTCCACTGGACGAAATGTCGGTTTCGATGACCATGAATGGCGCGGTACTTCCTATTATGGCGTTTTATATTGTGGCTGCCGAAGAGCAAGGTGTGCCGTTAGTAAAATTGTCTGGAACGATTCAGAATGATATTTTGAAGGAGTTTATGGTTCGAAATACATACATCTATCCTCCAAAACCTTCGATGCAGATTATTGCGGATATTTTTGAATATACTTCTAATAAAATGCCGAAGTTCAACTCGATTTCTATTTCGGGTTATCACATGCAAGAAGCGGGTGCAACGGCAGATATTGAACTTGCCTATACCCTCGCCGATGGTTTGGAATATATCCGAACTGGACTTGCCACCGGAATGAAAATTGACGAATTCGCACCTAGACTTTCATTTTTCTGGGCAATTGGAATGAATCACTTTATGGAAATTGCCAAGATGCGTGCGGCTAGAATGTTATGGGCAAAAATCGTATCGCAGTTTAATCCAACCGATCAAAAATCTTTGGCTTTGCGTACGCATTGTCAGACTTCCGGATGGAGCCTTACTGAGCAAGATCCTTTTAATAATGTGGCGCGAACTACGATCGAAGCAGCTGCGGCGGCTTTTGGAGGTACTCAATCGCTACATACAAATGCACTAGACGAGGCGATTGCCTTGCCAACTGATTTCTCTGCGAGAATTGCTAGAAATACTCAGATTTTCTTGCAGGAAGAGACAAAAATCACTAAAACTGTCGATCCTTGGGGAGGCAGTTATTACGTAGAATCTTTGACGAATGAACTTGCCGAAAGTGCTTGGAAACTGATCGAAGAAGTTGAAGAGCTCGGTGGAATGACCAAAGCGATTGAAGCTGGAATTCCAAAACTTCGTATTGAAGAAGCAGCAGCAAGAAAGCAGGCTCGTATTGATAGCACTCAAGATGTGATTGTCGGGATTAATAAATACCGACTTCAGAAAGAAGATCCACTTCAGATTCTTGATGTCGATAATCAGATGGTGCGAAGACAACAACTAGAATTGTTGGCAAAAATAAAATCAGAACGCGATTCTGCCAAAGTGCAAGAAGCGTTAAACGACCTTATAGAATGTGCTAAAACTGGTAAAGGAAATTTACTAGAATTAGCCGTGATTGCAGCTAGATACAGAGCAACTTTAGGTGAAATTAGCGATGCTCTGGAAACAGTTTTCGGAAGATATAAAGCACAAATTAAATCTTTTAGCGGCGTGTATAGCAAAGAAATTAAAGACGACAAAAGCTTTGAAGAGGCAAAACAATTAGCCAATAAATTTGCCGAAATGGAAGGGCGACGACCACGAATTATGGTTGCCAAAATGGGACAAGACGGTCACGATCGAGGTGCGAAAGTCGTTTCGACTGGTTATGCCGATGTAGGATTTGACGTGGATATTGGCCCATTATTCCAAACTCCGGCGGAGGCTGCGAAGCAAGCGGTAGAAAATGACGTGCATATTTTGGGCGTATCATCTCTCGCGGCGGGGCACAAAACACTAGTTCCGCAGGTAATTGAGGAGCTTAAAAAGTACGGGCGCGAAGACATTATGGTTATTGTGGGCGGCGTGATTCCGTCTCAGGATTATCAATATTTGTTTGATGCGGGCGCGGCGGCGGTTTTTGGTCCAGGTACAAAAATTAGCGAAGCAGCGATTTTATTACTTAAAATTTTGATGGACGAAGAGGTTTAA
- a CDS encoding prolyl oligopeptidase family serine peptidase: MKKSLCILSVFMLAPIVTHAQKKIVYPKTDTVEQSDDYFGTKISDPYRWLEDDTSNKTARWVVAQNAVTNAYLDAIPYRDKLKNRIAELMNYPKYGAPSKKGEFYTFFKNDGLQNQAVLYVQKGLDGTAEVLLDPNKLSNDGTVALQAVEVSKNQKYMAYTVSASGSDWQTGYVMDFKTKKLISDKLENLKFSSISWNGDDGFYYNGHSKPTDEATKFSASTEYQKVFYHKIGTPQTSDVLIYEDKINARRFVSAKLTKDARYLILNISEGTDGNELKVKNLKNPKGEFQTLIKGFNTNASIIETSDDKLLLLTNQDAPNYKLVLIDPKMPAKENWKTIIPEEKEKLQNVTTAGGKLFASYLKDASTQMKQFDYAGKFEYDVKFPVVGTASGFSADKKETTLLYSFTSFIYPTTIFKYDIAKGTSEIYRKSEAKFNSENFITKQIFYTSTDGTKVPMFITHKKGVKLDGTNPTLLYAYGGFNISLTPSFSESNIAFIENGGIYCVASLRGGGEYGEEWHKGGMLDKKQNVFDDFITAAEYLISEKYTSSERLAIRGGSNGGLLVGAVMTQRPELFKVAIPQVGVLDMLRFHKFTVGWGWVVEYGSSENEKDFNNLIKYSPLHNLKANVCYPATLITTADHDDRVVPAHSFKFAAELQKVQSCNNPALIRIDTNAGHGAGKPTSKVIAEAADIWSFIFYNMGVKI, from the coding sequence ATGAAAAAGTCTCTTTGTATTCTGTCAGTCTTTATGCTTGCACCAATTGTGACCCACGCTCAGAAAAAAATTGTCTATCCAAAAACGGATACCGTTGAACAATCTGATGATTATTTTGGAACCAAAATTAGCGATCCATATCGTTGGCTTGAGGACGATACTTCGAATAAAACTGCAAGATGGGTGGTTGCTCAAAATGCGGTAACTAATGCTTATTTGGACGCAATTCCGTATCGTGATAAGCTGAAAAACAGAATTGCAGAGTTGATGAACTACCCAAAATACGGGGCGCCAAGCAAAAAAGGTGAGTTCTATACTTTCTTTAAAAATGATGGTTTGCAAAATCAAGCTGTACTGTACGTACAAAAAGGTCTTGATGGAACCGCAGAAGTTTTGCTAGATCCAAACAAATTATCCAATGATGGAACGGTGGCACTACAAGCGGTAGAAGTTTCGAAAAATCAGAAATATATGGCCTACACTGTTTCTGCTTCAGGAAGTGACTGGCAGACTGGATATGTGATGGATTTTAAAACCAAAAAACTAATTTCTGACAAATTAGAAAATCTAAAATTCTCAAGTATTTCTTGGAATGGAGATGATGGTTTTTACTATAACGGACACTCAAAACCAACGGATGAAGCAACAAAGTTTAGCGCTTCGACTGAATATCAAAAGGTTTTCTATCATAAAATAGGAACGCCGCAAACTAGCGATGTTTTAATTTATGAGGATAAAATTAATGCTCGCCGATTTGTTTCGGCAAAATTAACCAAAGACGCTCGCTATTTAATTTTGAATATTTCTGAAGGTACAGACGGAAATGAATTGAAGGTTAAAAATTTGAAAAATCCAAAGGGTGAATTTCAGACTCTGATCAAAGGTTTTAATACAAATGCATCGATAATTGAGACTTCTGACGACAAATTATTGCTGCTTACCAATCAAGATGCGCCAAACTATAAATTGGTTTTGATTGATCCAAAGATGCCCGCAAAAGAAAATTGGAAAACGATAATTCCGGAAGAAAAGGAAAAATTACAAAACGTAACGACAGCTGGAGGAAAATTATTTGCCTCTTACCTAAAGGACGCTTCAACTCAAATGAAGCAATTTGATTACGCTGGAAAATTTGAATACGATGTGAAATTCCCAGTAGTAGGAACAGCTTCAGGATTTTCGGCAGATAAAAAAGAAACTACTTTGTTGTATTCTTTTACTTCGTTTATCTACCCCACAACGATTTTCAAGTACGATATCGCAAAAGGAACATCGGAAATTTACAGAAAATCCGAAGCGAAGTTTAATTCAGAAAACTTTATCACTAAACAAATTTTTTACACAAGTACAGATGGAACAAAAGTCCCGATGTTTATCACTCATAAAAAGGGTGTGAAGCTTGACGGAACGAATCCGACTTTGCTTTATGCTTATGGAGGATTTAATATCAGCCTTACTCCTTCTTTCTCTGAATCGAATATTGCATTTATCGAAAATGGTGGAATCTACTGCGTTGCTTCCCTTCGTGGTGGCGGCGAATATGGCGAAGAATGGCATAAAGGTGGAATGTTAGACAAAAAACAAAATGTTTTTGACGACTTTATCACCGCTGCAGAATATTTAATTTCAGAGAAATATACTTCAAGCGAACGTCTTGCAATTCGTGGTGGAAGTAACGGCGGACTACTTGTAGGAGCGGTTATGACTCAAAGACCAGAACTTTTTAAAGTTGCAATTCCTCAAGTTGGAGTGTTGGATATGCTGCGTTTCCACAAATTTACTGTTGGTTGGGGTTGGGTTGTAGAATATGGAAGTAGTGAGAATGAAAAAGATTTTAATAATTTGATCAAATATTCACCGTTACACAATCTGAAAGCAAATGTTTGCTATCCTGCAACGTTGATAACTACGGCCGATCACGATGATAGAGTTGTGCCTGCGCACTCTTTTAAATTTGCTGCCGAACTACAAAAGGTGCAATCTTGCAACAACCCAGCGCTTATCAGAATTGATACAAATGCGGGACACGGTGCAGGAAAACCAACTTCTAAAGTAATTGCCGAAGCTGCTGATATCTGGAGTTTTATATTTTATAATATGGGAGTAAAAATCTAA
- a CDS encoding cation:proton antiporter, producing the protein MEKYFAHFIHEFKTPLDNPVLIFSLILFIILLSPILLRKIKIPGIIGLIVSGVVIGPFGLNILEQNSAIDLFSTIGLLYIMFIAGLELDLQEFKAHRNKSLIFGFLTFIIPLSIGFPVCYYLLEYNAMASILTASMFATHTLVAYPIVSSLGISKNPAVAVTVGGTILTDTAVLIILAVVMGSSQGSLDQEFWIRLVLSLIAFTAIMFLIIPRIAKWFFEKLESEKHAHYIFVLSVVFFAAFLAEAAGVEPIIGAFFAGLALNPLIPNSSALMNRIEFLGNSLFIPFFLISVGMLVNTRVIFSGPSALIIAGTLTIVAISAKWFAAYFTQLIFKFSGPQRQLIFGLSSAHAAATLAVILVGYKAQILDENILNGTIILILVTCIVASFATEKAARKIIISDEMEDEDIDQISTSANEHILIPFVDIENVHKLLEFATMIKEKKSPKPITMLSIVPNNEEAEINIAKSRKKLDEYVLQAAASEIKVNTMVTIDHNPASGIVRTAKELTADIIIIGWPTKVGFIEKIFGDKATSIINNTHKMLFISRFQKPVAFNNKLIMISPAFTEREVGFEQLIQKIARIAQEFNMPIISYSDERTNDALNKLLIDKKISIRPIFKRFEDWEKFSKLSEEITEKDLIIFNSARQGSISYETILDRIPYKLEKYFKNNNLLITYAQQSKTLEKYKELPPEPLTIGLEAIEQMGKGIGSIFRKK; encoded by the coding sequence ATGGAAAAATATTTCGCGCATTTTATACACGAGTTCAAAACTCCACTAGATAATCCAGTACTAATTTTTTCGCTTATCCTGTTTATAATTTTGCTATCGCCAATATTATTGCGCAAAATTAAAATTCCTGGAATTATTGGACTTATTGTTTCAGGCGTCGTAATCGGGCCTTTTGGTCTAAATATCCTAGAACAAAATTCTGCAATTGATCTTTTTTCAACTATTGGTCTTTTGTATATTATGTTTATCGCAGGTCTAGAACTTGATCTACAAGAGTTTAAAGCTCATAGAAATAAAAGTTTAATTTTCGGATTTCTTACCTTTATTATTCCACTTTCAATCGGATTTCCAGTGTGCTATTATCTGTTAGAATATAATGCTATGGCTAGTATTTTGACTGCGTCAATGTTTGCAACTCATACGCTCGTGGCCTACCCAATCGTGAGCAGTTTGGGAATTTCGAAAAATCCAGCAGTAGCTGTTACAGTCGGCGGAACAATTTTAACCGACACTGCAGTTCTGATTATTTTGGCTGTAGTTATGGGAAGTTCGCAGGGAAGTTTGGACCAAGAATTCTGGATCAGATTGGTACTTTCTCTAATTGCTTTTACTGCAATAATGTTTTTGATAATTCCGAGGATTGCAAAATGGTTTTTCGAAAAACTAGAAAGCGAGAAGCACGCCCATTATATTTTTGTGCTTTCGGTAGTGTTTTTTGCCGCGTTTTTGGCAGAGGCTGCCGGTGTTGAACCTATTATAGGTGCCTTCTTCGCCGGACTTGCGCTCAATCCATTAATACCAAATTCGTCAGCCTTAATGAACCGAATTGAATTTTTAGGTAACTCTCTGTTTATTCCGTTTTTTCTTATTTCGGTGGGAATGCTGGTCAATACGCGAGTAATTTTCTCCGGACCGTCAGCTTTGATTATTGCCGGAACGTTAACCATTGTCGCAATTAGTGCCAAATGGTTTGCAGCCTACTTTACCCAGCTTATTTTTAAATTTTCAGGGCCTCAGCGCCAACTTATTTTTGGATTAAGTAGTGCGCACGCTGCGGCAACCTTAGCAGTTATTCTCGTTGGTTACAAAGCTCAAATATTAGATGAAAATATTCTCAACGGAACAATTATCTTGATTCTAGTTACTTGTATTGTCGCCTCATTTGCAACTGAAAAAGCCGCTAGAAAAATTATTATTAGTGATGAAATGGAAGATGAAGATATTGATCAGATATCTACAAGCGCCAATGAACACATCCTAATACCATTTGTGGACATTGAAAACGTGCACAAACTTTTAGAATTTGCGACGATGATCAAAGAAAAGAAATCTCCAAAACCTATCACAATGCTATCGATCGTCCCCAATAACGAAGAGGCAGAGATCAATATTGCAAAATCACGCAAAAAATTGGACGAGTATGTACTTCAAGCCGCTGCATCGGAGATAAAGGTCAATACAATGGTAACGATTGACCACAATCCGGCCAGTGGAATTGTGCGAACTGCCAAAGAGCTTACCGCAGACATTATTATTATTGGCTGGCCTACAAAAGTTGGTTTTATCGAGAAGATTTTTGGTGACAAGGCTACTTCAATAATTAATAACACTCACAAAATGTTATTTATATCGAGATTTCAAAAACCAGTAGCATTTAATAACAAATTAATCATGATTTCTCCTGCATTTACTGAGCGGGAGGTTGGTTTTGAACAACTAATTCAAAAAATCGCGCGAATAGCTCAAGAGTTCAATATGCCAATTATTAGCTATAGTGATGAGCGGACTAATGATGCTCTCAATAAACTTCTTATTGACAAAAAAATTAGTATTAGACCAATCTTTAAACGATTTGAAGATTGGGAAAAATTTTCTAAGTTAAGTGAGGAAATAACCGAAAAGGATTTGATTATCTTCAACTCAGCCCGACAGGGATCTATTTCGTACGAAACTATTTTAGACCGGATTCCCTACAAATTAGAAAAATATTTTAAAAATAATAACCTATTAATTACCTACGCACAGCAGAGCAAAACTTTAGAAAAATACAAGGAATTGCCACCAGAGCCACTTACGATTGGCCTTGAGGCAATTGAACAGATGGGTAAAGGAATCGGAAGTATTTTTAGAAAGAAATAA
- a CDS encoding uracil-DNA glycosylase family protein — protein sequence MDNLLDQIKNCQTCKAHLIHGVNPVVTASTNSKILIVGQAPGRVVHETSIPWNDRSGDTLRTWLDVDRDTFYNTDLFAIMPMGFCFPGSAKTGDLPPRKECAPLWHQQLLDKMPNLKLTILIGLYAQKYYLAKNSQKNLTENVNHFEDYLPEYFPLPHPSGRNNIWLAKHSWFPQVVLPELKKVVHAIIKPQ from the coding sequence ATGGACAATCTTCTAGATCAAATAAAAAACTGTCAAACTTGCAAAGCGCACCTTATCCATGGGGTAAATCCAGTCGTAACTGCTAGCACCAATAGTAAAATTTTAATCGTAGGTCAAGCTCCAGGACGAGTTGTCCACGAAACTTCAATTCCGTGGAATGATCGCAGCGGTGACACGTTGCGTACTTGGCTCGATGTGGATAGAGATACCTTTTACAACACCGATCTTTTTGCAATTATGCCAATGGGCTTTTGTTTTCCAGGATCTGCAAAAACCGGCGATCTTCCGCCACGCAAAGAATGTGCACCATTATGGCATCAACAATTACTTGACAAAATGCCGAATCTTAAACTCACAATTCTAATCGGTCTCTACGCCCAAAAATATTATCTAGCAAAAAACTCCCAGAAAAATCTAACCGAAAACGTTAATCACTTCGAAGATTACTTGCCTGAATATTTCCCATTACCCCATCCTTCTGGACGCAATAATATTTGGCTCGCCAAGCATTCTTGGTTTCCTCAAGTTGTACTACCCGAACTCAAAAAAGTAGTTCACGCTATCATTAAACCACAGTAA
- a CDS encoding RrF2 family transcriptional regulator, with protein MIFSKACEYGIRATIFIATQSENSKKLSLNDVASNINSPAAFTAKILQQLVKTGIVNSAKGPNGGFWISNEASLEMNMLQVVKSIDGIEVFSRCALGFQQCDSTHPCPMHFQITDIRDALYKMLNETKLNELSKSIQNGETFIRGISMID; from the coding sequence ATGATATTTTCCAAAGCTTGCGAATATGGAATTCGCGCAACAATTTTTATTGCAACACAATCTGAAAATAGCAAGAAACTTTCTTTAAATGATGTTGCCTCAAATATAAATTCGCCCGCAGCTTTCACCGCCAAAATCTTACAACAATTAGTAAAAACTGGCATTGTCAATTCGGCCAAAGGTCCTAACGGTGGGTTTTGGATTTCGAACGAAGCTTCACTCGAAATGAATATGCTCCAAGTGGTAAAGTCAATTGATGGAATTGAGGTTTTTAGCCGATGTGCACTAGGTTTTCAGCAATGCGATTCTACTCATCCGTGCCCTATGCATTTTCAAATCACCGATATTCGCGACGCATTATATAAAATGCTAAACGAAACGAAGCTGAATGAACTTTCAAAATCCATACAAAATGGAGAAACATTTATTAGAGGTATTTCAATGATAGATTAA
- a CDS encoding group III truncated hemoglobin: MNNDILSLADIKILVDEFYARIRQDENLADIFNNAIQDRWPEHLERMYTFWQTVLLDEHTYNGAPFMKHRNLPVSAEHFNRWLQLFFATVDDLYTGQIANEAKMRGQKMAEMFHYKIEYAREQNQKPLI, translated from the coding sequence ATGAACAACGACATTCTTTCCTTAGCAGATATAAAAATACTTGTAGATGAGTTTTATGCTCGCATCAGACAAGACGAAAATCTTGCCGATATATTTAACAATGCCATACAAGATCGCTGGCCCGAGCACCTCGAACGGATGTACACTTTCTGGCAAACCGTACTTCTTGACGAACATACCTACAATGGAGCACCGTTTATGAAGCACCGAAATTTGCCCGTTTCTGCCGAACATTTTAACCGATGGTTACAGCTATTTTTCGCAACTGTCGATGATCTATACACCGGACAGATTGCTAACGAAGCTAAAATGAGAGGACAGAAAATGGCCGAAATGTTTCATTATAAAATAGAGTATGCTCGAGAGCAGAATCAGAAACCTCTCATTTAA
- a CDS encoding hemerythrin domain-containing protein: protein MSTPIKRNKLLQPISREHHHGLLLSWKIRQGISKKIDPMRMKKYVDWFFENHLIPHFAFEEKYIFTILDPKHELIVKALSDHRRLQRLANDEKNVGNSLSLFEEELEQHIRFEERILFKEVQEHATAEDWEKLENQHHDETFVDNTSDEFWK from the coding sequence TTGTCAACTCCCATAAAAAGAAATAAATTACTTCAACCAATCAGCAGAGAGCATCATCACGGTTTGTTATTGTCTTGGAAAATTCGACAAGGAATTTCTAAAAAAATTGATCCAATGCGTATGAAAAAGTATGTAGATTGGTTTTTCGAAAATCACCTTATTCCACATTTTGCCTTCGAAGAAAAGTATATTTTTACAATTTTAGATCCTAAGCACGAACTTATCGTTAAAGCACTCAGCGATCATAGACGCCTGCAAAGGCTGGCAAATGACGAGAAAAATGTGGGAAATTCGCTGAGTTTATTTGAGGAAGAATTGGAGCAGCATATCCGTTTTGAAGAACGGATCTTATTTAAGGAAGTACAGGAGCATGCCACTGCCGAAGATTGGGAAAAACTTGAAAATCAACATCACGATGAGACTTTCGTAGACAACACTTCGGATGAATTTTGGAAATAA
- a CDS encoding aldehyde dehydrogenase, with amino-acid sequence MTVAQVFDAQQNFFNSNSTKDISWRLKQLSKLENLLKQNEEMLYEAIKDDFEKSQFETYVTELSFIYSEIAYTTKHLKSWAKRKKVATGLANFPARSYIIPEPLGTCLVIGAWNYPYQLSLLPAVAALAAGNTVIIKPSEMPARTAAAMAQIINTNFDPKILYVAEGAVEMTTELLKLKFDKIFFTGSTAVGKIIYKAAAENLVPVTLELGGKSPTFVCADADIAVSAQRIVWAKFLNAGQTCVAPDFIMVEKSIEQKFLIALKEEIEKRYSNIQVTDDHYLQIINDKNFKRLTGLIDQSKVFYGGQTNSENRFIAPTIMQNVTFEDKVMQEEIFGPILPVISFDSIEEAIAKVKAQPKPLSLYIYSKSSKTIDKLLSELSFGSGAVNDSLMQLSNHHLPFGGVGNSGMGSYHGKTSFDNFSHFKSILHKPFWFESSMKYAPYTDMKLKLVKWIMG; translated from the coding sequence ATGACAGTAGCGCAAGTTTTTGATGCACAGCAAAATTTCTTTAATAGCAATAGTACGAAAGATATTTCTTGGAGATTAAAACAGCTCTCTAAACTGGAGAATTTGCTCAAGCAAAATGAAGAAATGTTATACGAAGCAATCAAAGACGATTTTGAGAAATCGCAATTTGAAACCTATGTTACCGAACTTTCCTTTATTTACAGCGAAATAGCGTACACCACAAAGCACCTGAAAAGTTGGGCGAAGCGTAAAAAGGTTGCTACAGGACTTGCTAATTTTCCCGCTCGATCCTACATTATTCCGGAACCATTAGGCACTTGTTTGGTAATTGGGGCTTGGAATTATCCTTACCAATTATCATTACTCCCCGCTGTAGCTGCTCTTGCAGCAGGAAATACGGTAATCATCAAACCTAGCGAAATGCCCGCTCGTACCGCAGCTGCAATGGCACAAATAATCAATACTAATTTCGACCCTAAAATTTTATATGTCGCTGAAGGCGCGGTAGAAATGACGACCGAACTTCTTAAACTTAAATTCGATAAAATATTCTTTACCGGAAGTACTGCCGTGGGCAAAATAATTTACAAAGCCGCGGCCGAAAACCTTGTTCCCGTTACTCTCGAGCTCGGCGGAAAAAGTCCAACTTTCGTTTGTGCAGATGCCGATATTGCAGTGTCTGCACAGCGAATTGTCTGGGCCAAATTTCTAAATGCTGGTCAAACCTGCGTCGCACCTGATTTTATCATGGTCGAAAAATCAATCGAGCAGAAATTTCTAATTGCCTTAAAAGAAGAAATCGAAAAGCGCTATTCAAACATTCAAGTGACCGACGATCATTATCTGCAAATAATCAACGATAAAAATTTTAAAAGACTGACCGGATTGATTGATCAATCAAAAGTGTTTTATGGCGGACAGACAAATTCCGAAAACCGATTTATTGCTCCAACCATAATGCAAAACGTAACTTTTGAAGATAAGGTGATGCAAGAAGAAATTTTCGGACCAATCTTACCAGTTATTTCCTTCGACTCAATCGAAGAAGCAATCGCGAAGGTGAAAGCCCAACCCAAACCTTTGTCATTATATATCTATTCAAAAAGTTCAAAAACAATTGATAAACTTCTCAGTGAATTATCTTTTGGAAGTGGCGCAGTCAATGACAGTTTGATGCAACTTTCCAATCATCACTTACCATTTGGCGGCGTTGGCAATAGCGGAATGGGCAGTTATCACGGAAAAACAAGTTTTGACAACTTTAGCCATTTCAAAAGTATTTTGCATAAACCTTTTTGGTTTGAATCATCAATGAAATATGCGCCGTATACAGACATGAAATTAAAATTAGTGAAGTGGATTATGGGCTAG
- the pdeM gene encoding ligase-associated DNA damage response endonuclease PdeM has product MTHKIEINNHIFILHTSGAIYWPKHRALLIADVHLGKVSHFRKHGIGIPSQALHKNFDELDKVVSYFEAEKIWFLGDLFHSVQNIEWLRFEDWCKDCPTEIILIAGNHDIIQDWQYEEIGVKMVEEMIVDGFLLTHFPTEREGLFVFAGHIHPGIKIRGVGRQSEILACFFRTENQIILPAFGAFTGKHIVKAKIGDIAYAIAGDEIIEIEKQQKVKE; this is encoded by the coding sequence ATGACTCATAAGATTGAAATTAATAATCATATTTTTATTTTACACACTAGTGGCGCTATTTATTGGCCAAAACACAGAGCACTATTAATCGCTGATGTTCACTTAGGAAAAGTATCACACTTCCGTAAACATGGTATAGGGATTCCAAGTCAAGCATTGCACAAAAACTTTGACGAACTGGACAAGGTCGTTTCTTATTTCGAAGCTGAAAAAATCTGGTTTCTTGGCGATTTATTTCACAGCGTTCAGAATATCGAATGGTTGAGGTTTGAAGATTGGTGCAAAGATTGTCCTACCGAAATTATTTTGATCGCCGGAAATCACGACATCATACAAGATTGGCAGTATGAGGAAATAGGAGTGAAGATGGTCGAAGAAATGATTGTTGATGGATTTCTTTTAACGCATTTTCCAACTGAGCGCGAAGGACTTTTTGTGTTTGCAGGTCACATTCATCCGGGAATAAAAATTCGCGGAGTAGGACGGCAGTCAGAAATTCTAGCTTGTTTTTTTAGGACAGAAAATCAAATAATTCTTCCCGCTTTTGGTGCTTTTACCGGAAAGCACATCGTAAAAGCAAAAATCGGTGATATTGCTTATGCGATCGCCGGTGATGAAATCATCGAAATTGAAAAGCAACAAAAAGTAAAGGAGTAA